In the genome of Thunnus maccoyii chromosome 15, fThuMac1.1, whole genome shotgun sequence, one region contains:
- the arhgef1a gene encoding rho guanine nucleotide exchange factor 1a isoform X1 — MSRVANLSKLRQERMREINLRNKERERMREREKAAREREARYSNGHLFTSLTVSGTTLCSACCKSITAKEALSCPTCNVTIHNRCRDTLPNCAKMKQRQQKTALMRNNSALQSVTLRTKSVGMRERPSSAIYPSDSLRQSLLGSRRGRSNLSLSKSVSTNNIAGTLNDDSPLGLRRILSQSTDSLSFRNRAMSMESLNDDGDIYYTSVLEEMELEGQDFKADSWSMAVDSNYLQSQSKNIIKRQDVIYELIQTEVHHMRTLRIMERIFQQGMLEELQLDPSIVHTMLPCLDQLTSIHSHFLTQLLLRRNNSLQSESSCNFTIHHLGDILLEQFSGQCADDMRKTYAEFCSRHLKAVKLYKELLARDKRFQCFIRKVSRGPWLRCHGVQECILLVTQRISKYPVLIQRILDNTTDDEEEASLLAQALLMVRKLLSSIDQQMEELEKTQRLQEIQARLDPRAEARVRDGRLFRQGELLRRSLVHEGTLFWKTPGSRLKDVQVLLMTDILVFLQEKDQRYIFPCLDKPPVLSLENLMVRDIANQERGMFLIRDSTPPEMYEFHAASKEDKNIWIRHIQHAVSKCPSREEFPLIETEHKAHLRRLKADLQQKDREMLELLQERVTLFCELAEVTSCEEGLQPPITRYLFRADTPQAPRAEKFLLDATAEVDRLSELLLGCSVEIPLPCHHNHMEAVETSDQDLLVNGAHDSPAAKDCSRSEDKPPSAEICQRLMNLSVYLHALQGAVIKQDSILELLLQPQDASAPATGGVRRPLWRDGSREASVGSTIGELALLQRQHSLLQEELLRLRDAESRFKDSEKARAKLERQVRHMKVCSGASPASQQLGEQESQSGREVSAGDDAQWDSQEPVHQTDGLQDSSDLEVDIMSDDDGTASESSGKDLQDIPEEF, encoded by the exons CATGTAATGTCACCATCCACAACCGCTGTCGAGACACTTTACCGAACTGTGCCAAAATGAAACAGAGG cagcagaagacaGCCCTAATGCGGAATAACTCAGCCCTGCAGAGTGTCACACTTCGCACAAAAA GTGTAGGAATGCGCGAGCGTCCGAGTTCAGCCATCTACCCTTCCGACAGCCTCCGACAGTCTCTGCTAGGATCCCGCCGTGGTCGGTCCAACCTTTCCCTGTCCAAGAGTGTCTCCACCAACAACATTGCAGG aaCCCTTAATGACGACTCTCCCCTGGGGTTGCGCAGGATCCTGTCTCAGTCCACAGACTCCCTCAGCTTCAGGAACAGAGCTATGTCAATGGAGTCTCTCAATGATGACG GAGATATTTACTACACTTCAGTGCTGGAGGAGATGGAGCTCGAGGGCCAGGACTTTAAGGCTGACTCATGGAGCATGGCCGTGGACAGCAATTACTTGCAGTCACAGAGCAAAAACATAATCAAGAGGCAGGATGTCATCTATG AGCTGATTCAGACAGAGGTGCACCACATGCGAACCCTGCGCATCATGGAACGGATATTCCAGCAGGGCATGCTGGAGGAGCTTCAGCTGGACCCCAGCATTGTGCATACCATGTTACCCTGCCTGGACCAGCTGACCAGCATACATTCCCATTTCCTGACACAACTTCTCCTGCGCCGCAACAACAGCCTACAGTCTGAATCTAGTTGCAACTTCACCATTCACCATCTGGGGGACATACTACTCGAGCAG TTCTCAGGTCAGTGTGCAGATGACATGCGAAAGACCTACGCTGAGTTCTGTAGCCGCCACTTGAAGGCTGTCAAATTGTACAAGGAACTGCTGGCCAGAGACAAGAGGTTCCAGTGCTTCATACGG AAGGTGAGTCGAGGACCCTGGCTACGGTGCCATGGTGTTCAGGAGTGCATCTTGTTGGTGACTCAGCGAATCTCCAAGTATCCTGTCCTTATTCAGCGCATTCTGGACAACACCACCG atgatgaagaagaagccTCTTTATTGGCCCAGGCTCTTCTGATGGTCAGAAAACTTCTTAGTTCAATAGACCAACAG ATGGAGGAACTGGAGAAGACGCAGCGGCTGCAGGAGATCCAGGCCAGGTTGGATCCACGGGCTGAGGCCAGAGTAAGAGATGGTAGACTTTTCAGGCAAGGAGAATTGCTCCGCCGGAGCCTTGTCCATGAAGGGACCCTGTTCTGGAAAACACCAGGATCCCGGCTCAAAG atgtacaggtgttactgatgacAGACATCCTGGTATTTCTGCAGGAGAAAGACCAGAGGTACATCTTTCCTTGTCTG GACAAACCTCCAGTGCTGTCCCTTGAGAACTTAATGGTGAGGGATATAGCCAATCAGGAGCGAGGCATGTTCCTCATCAGAGACTCCACCCCTCCTGAGATGTATGAGTTCCACGCTGCCTCCAAGGAGGACAAGAACATCTGGATACGCCACATCCAGCACGCCGTCAGCAA GTGCCCATCAAGAGAGGAGTTCCCCCTCATAGAGACTGAACACAAGGCCCACCTGAGAAGACTCAAAG CTGACCTCCAGCAGAAGGACAGGGAAATGCTGGAGCTTCTGCAGGAGAGGGTGACTCTATTCTGTGAGCTGGCAGAGGTGACAAGTTGTGAAGAGGGCCTACAGCCTCCCATCACTCGTTACTTGTTCAGGGCAGACACACCTCAAGCTCCCCGTGCAGAGAAATTCCTACTGGATGCCACAGCTGAGG TGGACAGGTTGAGTGAGCTCCTTCTGGGCTGCAGTGTGGAAATCCCTCTTCCTTGCCATCACAACCACATGGAGGCTGTAGAAACCA GTGATCAGGATCTTTTAGTCAATGGAGCACATGATTCCCCTGCAGCAAAG GATTGCTCGAGGAGTGAAGACAAGCCACCATCTGCA GAGATCTGTCAGCGGCTGATGAATCTCAGTGTTTATCTCCACGCACTCCAG GGTGCTGTCATCAAACAAGACTCCATcttggagctgctgctgcaaccaCAGGATGCTTCAGCACCAGCTACAGGAGGTGTAAGGCGTCCTCTCTGGCGAGATGGAAGTCGGGAGGCCAGTGTGGGGTCAACCATTGGGGAGTTAGCTCTTTTGCAGAGACAACACAGCCTGCTGCAGGAGGAGCTGCTGAGGCTGCGGGATGCTGAGAGTCGGTTCAAGGACAGCGAGAAGGCCCGGGCCAAGCTAGAGAGGCAGGTCCGACACATGAAGGTCTGCAGCGGGGCTTCACCTGCCTCCCAGCAGCTGGGAGAGCAGGAATCTCAA TCAGGAAGAGAGGTCTCAGCTGGAGATGACGCCCAGTGGGACAGCCAGGAACCTGTCCACCAAACAGATGGCCTCCAGGACAGCAGTGATTTGGAAGTAGACATTATGTCAGATGATGATGGGACGGCATCTGAAAGCTCAGGCAAAG aTCTTCAAGATATTCCAGAGGAGTTCTGA
- the arhgef1a gene encoding rho guanine nucleotide exchange factor 1a isoform X2, producing MREINLRNKERERMREREKAAREREARYSNGHLFTSLTVSGTTLCSACCKSITAKEALSCPTCNVTIHNRCRDTLPNCAKMKQRQQKTALMRNNSALQSVTLRTKSVGMRERPSSAIYPSDSLRQSLLGSRRGRSNLSLSKSVSTNNIAGTLNDDSPLGLRRILSQSTDSLSFRNRAMSMESLNDDGDIYYTSVLEEMELEGQDFKADSWSMAVDSNYLQSQSKNIIKRQDVIYELIQTEVHHMRTLRIMERIFQQGMLEELQLDPSIVHTMLPCLDQLTSIHSHFLTQLLLRRNNSLQSESSCNFTIHHLGDILLEQFSGQCADDMRKTYAEFCSRHLKAVKLYKELLARDKRFQCFIRKVSRGPWLRCHGVQECILLVTQRISKYPVLIQRILDNTTDDEEEASLLAQALLMVRKLLSSIDQQMEELEKTQRLQEIQARLDPRAEARVRDGRLFRQGELLRRSLVHEGTLFWKTPGSRLKDVQVLLMTDILVFLQEKDQRYIFPCLDKPPVLSLENLMVRDIANQERGMFLIRDSTPPEMYEFHAASKEDKNIWIRHIQHAVSKCPSREEFPLIETEHKAHLRRLKADLQQKDREMLELLQERVTLFCELAEVTSCEEGLQPPITRYLFRADTPQAPRAEKFLLDATAEVDRLSELLLGCSVEIPLPCHHNHMEAVETSDQDLLVNGAHDSPAAKDCSRSEDKPPSAEICQRLMNLSVYLHALQGAVIKQDSILELLLQPQDASAPATGGVRRPLWRDGSREASVGSTIGELALLQRQHSLLQEELLRLRDAESRFKDSEKARAKLERQVRHMKVCSGASPASQQLGEQESQSGREVSAGDDAQWDSQEPVHQTDGLQDSSDLEVDIMSDDDGTASESSGKDLQDIPEEF from the exons CATGTAATGTCACCATCCACAACCGCTGTCGAGACACTTTACCGAACTGTGCCAAAATGAAACAGAGG cagcagaagacaGCCCTAATGCGGAATAACTCAGCCCTGCAGAGTGTCACACTTCGCACAAAAA GTGTAGGAATGCGCGAGCGTCCGAGTTCAGCCATCTACCCTTCCGACAGCCTCCGACAGTCTCTGCTAGGATCCCGCCGTGGTCGGTCCAACCTTTCCCTGTCCAAGAGTGTCTCCACCAACAACATTGCAGG aaCCCTTAATGACGACTCTCCCCTGGGGTTGCGCAGGATCCTGTCTCAGTCCACAGACTCCCTCAGCTTCAGGAACAGAGCTATGTCAATGGAGTCTCTCAATGATGACG GAGATATTTACTACACTTCAGTGCTGGAGGAGATGGAGCTCGAGGGCCAGGACTTTAAGGCTGACTCATGGAGCATGGCCGTGGACAGCAATTACTTGCAGTCACAGAGCAAAAACATAATCAAGAGGCAGGATGTCATCTATG AGCTGATTCAGACAGAGGTGCACCACATGCGAACCCTGCGCATCATGGAACGGATATTCCAGCAGGGCATGCTGGAGGAGCTTCAGCTGGACCCCAGCATTGTGCATACCATGTTACCCTGCCTGGACCAGCTGACCAGCATACATTCCCATTTCCTGACACAACTTCTCCTGCGCCGCAACAACAGCCTACAGTCTGAATCTAGTTGCAACTTCACCATTCACCATCTGGGGGACATACTACTCGAGCAG TTCTCAGGTCAGTGTGCAGATGACATGCGAAAGACCTACGCTGAGTTCTGTAGCCGCCACTTGAAGGCTGTCAAATTGTACAAGGAACTGCTGGCCAGAGACAAGAGGTTCCAGTGCTTCATACGG AAGGTGAGTCGAGGACCCTGGCTACGGTGCCATGGTGTTCAGGAGTGCATCTTGTTGGTGACTCAGCGAATCTCCAAGTATCCTGTCCTTATTCAGCGCATTCTGGACAACACCACCG atgatgaagaagaagccTCTTTATTGGCCCAGGCTCTTCTGATGGTCAGAAAACTTCTTAGTTCAATAGACCAACAG ATGGAGGAACTGGAGAAGACGCAGCGGCTGCAGGAGATCCAGGCCAGGTTGGATCCACGGGCTGAGGCCAGAGTAAGAGATGGTAGACTTTTCAGGCAAGGAGAATTGCTCCGCCGGAGCCTTGTCCATGAAGGGACCCTGTTCTGGAAAACACCAGGATCCCGGCTCAAAG atgtacaggtgttactgatgacAGACATCCTGGTATTTCTGCAGGAGAAAGACCAGAGGTACATCTTTCCTTGTCTG GACAAACCTCCAGTGCTGTCCCTTGAGAACTTAATGGTGAGGGATATAGCCAATCAGGAGCGAGGCATGTTCCTCATCAGAGACTCCACCCCTCCTGAGATGTATGAGTTCCACGCTGCCTCCAAGGAGGACAAGAACATCTGGATACGCCACATCCAGCACGCCGTCAGCAA GTGCCCATCAAGAGAGGAGTTCCCCCTCATAGAGACTGAACACAAGGCCCACCTGAGAAGACTCAAAG CTGACCTCCAGCAGAAGGACAGGGAAATGCTGGAGCTTCTGCAGGAGAGGGTGACTCTATTCTGTGAGCTGGCAGAGGTGACAAGTTGTGAAGAGGGCCTACAGCCTCCCATCACTCGTTACTTGTTCAGGGCAGACACACCTCAAGCTCCCCGTGCAGAGAAATTCCTACTGGATGCCACAGCTGAGG TGGACAGGTTGAGTGAGCTCCTTCTGGGCTGCAGTGTGGAAATCCCTCTTCCTTGCCATCACAACCACATGGAGGCTGTAGAAACCA GTGATCAGGATCTTTTAGTCAATGGAGCACATGATTCCCCTGCAGCAAAG GATTGCTCGAGGAGTGAAGACAAGCCACCATCTGCA GAGATCTGTCAGCGGCTGATGAATCTCAGTGTTTATCTCCACGCACTCCAG GGTGCTGTCATCAAACAAGACTCCATcttggagctgctgctgcaaccaCAGGATGCTTCAGCACCAGCTACAGGAGGTGTAAGGCGTCCTCTCTGGCGAGATGGAAGTCGGGAGGCCAGTGTGGGGTCAACCATTGGGGAGTTAGCTCTTTTGCAGAGACAACACAGCCTGCTGCAGGAGGAGCTGCTGAGGCTGCGGGATGCTGAGAGTCGGTTCAAGGACAGCGAGAAGGCCCGGGCCAAGCTAGAGAGGCAGGTCCGACACATGAAGGTCTGCAGCGGGGCTTCACCTGCCTCCCAGCAGCTGGGAGAGCAGGAATCTCAA TCAGGAAGAGAGGTCTCAGCTGGAGATGACGCCCAGTGGGACAGCCAGGAACCTGTCCACCAAACAGATGGCCTCCAGGACAGCAGTGATTTGGAAGTAGACATTATGTCAGATGATGATGGGACGGCATCTGAAAGCTCAGGCAAAG aTCTTCAAGATATTCCAGAGGAGTTCTGA
- the arhgef1a gene encoding rho guanine nucleotide exchange factor 1a isoform X3 — protein MKQRQQKTALMRNNSALQSVTLRTKSVGMRERPSSAIYPSDSLRQSLLGSRRGRSNLSLSKSVSTNNIAGTLNDDSPLGLRRILSQSTDSLSFRNRAMSMESLNDDGDIYYTSVLEEMELEGQDFKADSWSMAVDSNYLQSQSKNIIKRQDVIYELIQTEVHHMRTLRIMERIFQQGMLEELQLDPSIVHTMLPCLDQLTSIHSHFLTQLLLRRNNSLQSESSCNFTIHHLGDILLEQFSGQCADDMRKTYAEFCSRHLKAVKLYKELLARDKRFQCFIRKVSRGPWLRCHGVQECILLVTQRISKYPVLIQRILDNTTDDEEEASLLAQALLMVRKLLSSIDQQMEELEKTQRLQEIQARLDPRAEARVRDGRLFRQGELLRRSLVHEGTLFWKTPGSRLKDVQVLLMTDILVFLQEKDQRYIFPCLDKPPVLSLENLMVRDIANQERGMFLIRDSTPPEMYEFHAASKEDKNIWIRHIQHAVSKCPSREEFPLIETEHKAHLRRLKADLQQKDREMLELLQERVTLFCELAEVTSCEEGLQPPITRYLFRADTPQAPRAEKFLLDATAEVDRLSELLLGCSVEIPLPCHHNHMEAVETSDQDLLVNGAHDSPAAKDCSRSEDKPPSAEICQRLMNLSVYLHALQGAVIKQDSILELLLQPQDASAPATGGVRRPLWRDGSREASVGSTIGELALLQRQHSLLQEELLRLRDAESRFKDSEKARAKLERQVRHMKVCSGASPASQQLGEQESQSGREVSAGDDAQWDSQEPVHQTDGLQDSSDLEVDIMSDDDGTASESSGKDLQDIPEEF, from the exons ATGAAACAGAGG cagcagaagacaGCCCTAATGCGGAATAACTCAGCCCTGCAGAGTGTCACACTTCGCACAAAAA GTGTAGGAATGCGCGAGCGTCCGAGTTCAGCCATCTACCCTTCCGACAGCCTCCGACAGTCTCTGCTAGGATCCCGCCGTGGTCGGTCCAACCTTTCCCTGTCCAAGAGTGTCTCCACCAACAACATTGCAGG aaCCCTTAATGACGACTCTCCCCTGGGGTTGCGCAGGATCCTGTCTCAGTCCACAGACTCCCTCAGCTTCAGGAACAGAGCTATGTCAATGGAGTCTCTCAATGATGACG GAGATATTTACTACACTTCAGTGCTGGAGGAGATGGAGCTCGAGGGCCAGGACTTTAAGGCTGACTCATGGAGCATGGCCGTGGACAGCAATTACTTGCAGTCACAGAGCAAAAACATAATCAAGAGGCAGGATGTCATCTATG AGCTGATTCAGACAGAGGTGCACCACATGCGAACCCTGCGCATCATGGAACGGATATTCCAGCAGGGCATGCTGGAGGAGCTTCAGCTGGACCCCAGCATTGTGCATACCATGTTACCCTGCCTGGACCAGCTGACCAGCATACATTCCCATTTCCTGACACAACTTCTCCTGCGCCGCAACAACAGCCTACAGTCTGAATCTAGTTGCAACTTCACCATTCACCATCTGGGGGACATACTACTCGAGCAG TTCTCAGGTCAGTGTGCAGATGACATGCGAAAGACCTACGCTGAGTTCTGTAGCCGCCACTTGAAGGCTGTCAAATTGTACAAGGAACTGCTGGCCAGAGACAAGAGGTTCCAGTGCTTCATACGG AAGGTGAGTCGAGGACCCTGGCTACGGTGCCATGGTGTTCAGGAGTGCATCTTGTTGGTGACTCAGCGAATCTCCAAGTATCCTGTCCTTATTCAGCGCATTCTGGACAACACCACCG atgatgaagaagaagccTCTTTATTGGCCCAGGCTCTTCTGATGGTCAGAAAACTTCTTAGTTCAATAGACCAACAG ATGGAGGAACTGGAGAAGACGCAGCGGCTGCAGGAGATCCAGGCCAGGTTGGATCCACGGGCTGAGGCCAGAGTAAGAGATGGTAGACTTTTCAGGCAAGGAGAATTGCTCCGCCGGAGCCTTGTCCATGAAGGGACCCTGTTCTGGAAAACACCAGGATCCCGGCTCAAAG atgtacaggtgttactgatgacAGACATCCTGGTATTTCTGCAGGAGAAAGACCAGAGGTACATCTTTCCTTGTCTG GACAAACCTCCAGTGCTGTCCCTTGAGAACTTAATGGTGAGGGATATAGCCAATCAGGAGCGAGGCATGTTCCTCATCAGAGACTCCACCCCTCCTGAGATGTATGAGTTCCACGCTGCCTCCAAGGAGGACAAGAACATCTGGATACGCCACATCCAGCACGCCGTCAGCAA GTGCCCATCAAGAGAGGAGTTCCCCCTCATAGAGACTGAACACAAGGCCCACCTGAGAAGACTCAAAG CTGACCTCCAGCAGAAGGACAGGGAAATGCTGGAGCTTCTGCAGGAGAGGGTGACTCTATTCTGTGAGCTGGCAGAGGTGACAAGTTGTGAAGAGGGCCTACAGCCTCCCATCACTCGTTACTTGTTCAGGGCAGACACACCTCAAGCTCCCCGTGCAGAGAAATTCCTACTGGATGCCACAGCTGAGG TGGACAGGTTGAGTGAGCTCCTTCTGGGCTGCAGTGTGGAAATCCCTCTTCCTTGCCATCACAACCACATGGAGGCTGTAGAAACCA GTGATCAGGATCTTTTAGTCAATGGAGCACATGATTCCCCTGCAGCAAAG GATTGCTCGAGGAGTGAAGACAAGCCACCATCTGCA GAGATCTGTCAGCGGCTGATGAATCTCAGTGTTTATCTCCACGCACTCCAG GGTGCTGTCATCAAACAAGACTCCATcttggagctgctgctgcaaccaCAGGATGCTTCAGCACCAGCTACAGGAGGTGTAAGGCGTCCTCTCTGGCGAGATGGAAGTCGGGAGGCCAGTGTGGGGTCAACCATTGGGGAGTTAGCTCTTTTGCAGAGACAACACAGCCTGCTGCAGGAGGAGCTGCTGAGGCTGCGGGATGCTGAGAGTCGGTTCAAGGACAGCGAGAAGGCCCGGGCCAAGCTAGAGAGGCAGGTCCGACACATGAAGGTCTGCAGCGGGGCTTCACCTGCCTCCCAGCAGCTGGGAGAGCAGGAATCTCAA TCAGGAAGAGAGGTCTCAGCTGGAGATGACGCCCAGTGGGACAGCCAGGAACCTGTCCACCAAACAGATGGCCTCCAGGACAGCAGTGATTTGGAAGTAGACATTATGTCAGATGATGATGGGACGGCATCTGAAAGCTCAGGCAAAG aTCTTCAAGATATTCCAGAGGAGTTCTGA